From Pan paniscus chromosome 9, NHGRI_mPanPan1-v2.0_pri, whole genome shotgun sequence, the proteins below share one genomic window:
- the C9H11orf97 gene encoding uncharacterized protein C11orf97 homolog encodes MATRDASHAVLPATELRRKPCPGLSEDRCGMTSEEAVVVTAVVAPEAGREEKQPPPPAGLGCGARGEPGRGLLEHGQQWKKFLYCEPHKRIKEVLEEELHIKRDKCHTKNPAAVALEGIWSIKRNLPVGGLKPGLPSRNSLLPQAKYYSRHGGLRR; translated from the exons ATGGCAACCCGAGACGCCTCGCATGCTGTGCTGCCTGCGACTGAGCTGAGAAGGAAACCGTGCCCAGGGCTCTCGGAAGACCGCTGCGGCATGACCAGCGAGGAGGCGGTGGTGGTGACCGCAGTGGTGGCGCCCGAGGCGGGTCGCGAAGAGAAGCAGCCTCCTCCGCCAGCAGGGCTGGGGTGCGGGGCGCGCGGGGAGCCCGGCCGCGGCCTCCTAGAGCACGGCCAGCAGT GGAAGAAATTTTTATATTGTGAGCCACATAAGAGAATTAAGGAAGTACTGGAAGAAGAACTTCATATTAAGAGAGATAAATGCCACACTAAAAATCCAGCTGCAG tGGCCCTGGAAGGGATTTGGAGCATTAAAAGGAATCTGCCTGTGGGAGGCTTGAAGCCAGGACTGCCGAGCAGAAACAGTTTATTGCCACAAGCCAAGTACTACTCCAGGCACGGAGGACTCAGAA gATAA